One genomic segment of Nonomuraea coxensis DSM 45129 includes these proteins:
- a CDS encoding peptidase domain-containing ABC transporter — MIRRLPVILQNTTTECGAACLAMVLCHHGRRITLHEVAERLQVGRDGLSAKAIVDGAREHGLKARAFSLAPEDLARVPLPAVAHWEFSHFVVVERWSPDRVDVVDPASGRRRMTAEEFDAGFTGVLLVFEPGEGFERGTTSMASAWRREFVRTLFRRRKGLLAQIVAASLLLQVLGLALPLFSQLLLDLIVPSRGVEVLTLLGGAVLLAGAAQLAIGYLRSALLVAVRARADQELTEGVVKHLVALPYRYFTQRGKGDLVTRAASVSQLGDILTSQVVAALLDGPLAVGYLVVVYLWDPVFGLALTGVAVVQTVLMLATARRVATLTRQELNALAASQGSLIQTINGIETLKASGAERRAVEQWSAYFARQVDADVRTGLTRGLLESSLAAIRVMAPLGLLWLGAWRVLDGQLTVGALIALNAIALAALTPLGSLMTGLQSLQQAGAHFDRLSDILASEPEPSEGIEVLRLRGAIELRGVSFRHDPRGPWTVRDVSVAIRPGQKVALVGASGSGKTTLARLLLALHLPVEGEIRYDGVPAGELNLSTLRRQFGVVTQDPSLFNGSIRENIALNDPAAPLERVVAAARLAALHEEVMAMPMGYETMLTDGGGLSGGQRQRLALARAVLPRPKVLLLDEATSNLDSATEAAIEANLGRLAQTRIVIAHRLSTVRDADLILVVDRGRVVERGTHEELLALRGGYARLVAAQSAAR; from the coding sequence GTGATCCGCCGCCTGCCCGTCATCCTGCAGAACACCACCACCGAGTGCGGCGCCGCCTGCCTGGCGATGGTGCTGTGCCACCACGGCCGCCGCATCACCCTCCACGAGGTCGCCGAACGCCTCCAGGTCGGCAGGGACGGCCTGAGCGCCAAGGCCATCGTGGACGGCGCCCGCGAGCACGGGCTGAAGGCCCGCGCCTTCTCCCTGGCCCCCGAGGACCTGGCCCGGGTGCCGCTCCCGGCGGTCGCGCACTGGGAGTTCAGCCACTTCGTGGTGGTGGAGCGCTGGTCGCCGGACCGCGTGGACGTCGTGGACCCGGCGTCGGGCCGGCGCAGGATGACCGCCGAGGAGTTCGACGCCGGGTTCACCGGCGTGCTGCTGGTGTTCGAGCCCGGCGAGGGCTTCGAGCGCGGCACGACGTCGATGGCGAGCGCATGGCGCAGGGAGTTCGTCCGGACGCTGTTCCGGCGGCGCAAGGGCCTCTTGGCGCAGATCGTGGCGGCCTCGCTGCTGCTGCAGGTGCTCGGGCTGGCGCTGCCGCTGTTCTCCCAGCTCCTGCTGGACCTGATCGTCCCGTCGCGGGGCGTGGAGGTGCTGACGCTGCTGGGCGGCGCGGTGCTGCTGGCGGGCGCGGCCCAGCTCGCGATCGGGTACCTGCGCAGCGCGCTGCTGGTGGCGGTGCGGGCGCGGGCCGACCAGGAGCTGACCGAGGGGGTGGTCAAGCATCTGGTGGCGCTGCCGTACCGGTACTTCACCCAGCGCGGCAAGGGCGACCTGGTGACGCGGGCGGCCAGCGTGTCGCAGCTCGGCGACATCCTCACCAGCCAGGTGGTGGCGGCGCTGCTGGACGGGCCGCTCGCGGTCGGCTACCTGGTGGTGGTCTACCTGTGGGACCCGGTCTTCGGGCTGGCGCTGACCGGGGTGGCGGTGGTGCAGACGGTCCTCATGCTGGCCACCGCCCGCCGGGTGGCCACGCTGACCCGGCAGGAGCTGAACGCGCTGGCGGCCTCGCAGGGCAGCCTCATCCAGACGATCAACGGGATCGAGACGCTGAAGGCGTCGGGGGCGGAGCGCCGGGCGGTGGAGCAGTGGTCGGCGTACTTCGCCCGGCAGGTCGACGCGGACGTGCGCACCGGGCTGACCCGGGGGCTGCTGGAGTCGTCGCTGGCGGCGATCCGGGTGATGGCGCCGCTCGGGCTGCTGTGGCTGGGCGCCTGGCGGGTGCTCGACGGGCAGCTCACGGTGGGCGCGCTCATCGCGCTCAACGCCATCGCCCTGGCCGCGCTGACCCCGCTCGGCTCCCTCATGACGGGGTTGCAGAGCCTGCAGCAGGCGGGCGCGCACTTCGACCGGCTGTCGGACATCCTGGCGTCGGAGCCGGAGCCGAGCGAGGGCATCGAGGTGCTGCGGCTGCGCGGCGCGATCGAGCTGCGCGGGGTGAGCTTCCGTCACGATCCGCGCGGCCCGTGGACGGTGCGGGACGTCTCGGTCGCCATCAGGCCGGGGCAGAAGGTGGCGCTGGTGGGGGCGTCCGGCTCGGGCAAGACGACGCTCGCCCGGCTGCTGCTGGCGCTGCACCTGCCGGTGGAGGGCGAGATCCGCTACGACGGCGTCCCCGCCGGTGAGCTGAACCTGAGTACGCTGCGCCGCCAGTTCGGCGTGGTCACCCAGGACCCGTCCCTGTTCAACGGCTCGATCAGGGAGAACATCGCGCTGAACGACCCCGCCGCGCCCCTGGAGCGGGTGGTGGCCGCGGCCCGCCTGGCCGCACTGCACGAGGAGGTGATGGCCATGCCGATGGGGTACGAGACGATGCTCACCGACGGCGGCGGGCTGTCGGGCGGCCAGCGCCAGCGTCTCGCCCTGGCCCGCGCGGTGCTGCCGCGGCCCAAGGTGCTGCTGCTGGACGAGGCCACCAGCAATCTCGACAGCGCCACGGAGGCCGCCATCGAGGCGAATCTGGGCCGGCTGGCGCAGACGAGGATCGTCATCGCCCACCGCCTGAGCACGGTCCGCGACGCCGATCTCATCCTGGTGGTGGACCGGGGGCGGGTCGTGGAGCGCGGCACGCACGAGGAACTGCTGGCCCTGCGCGGCGGGTACGCCCGCCTGGTGGCGGCCCAGAGCGCGGCCCGGTGA
- a CDS encoding TIGR04500 family putative peptide maturation system protein gives MTGSAFAQALESGVELLRSLPRRRSAVPAARAAARDWAARHPAVAAQLVVDERPGTPVVDYDLLLDHPGGGTVAVTAPAEDGVPWLVDHSTHWAAGQLVSVDGVHVSVSQALTMLRTLSRGDVSPYQEIVDQCLLAAALEEAGDDGAPVSAAELQATADAFRRGRGLHDRAATLAWMAAAGMSGEQFESYLGGIARRRRFRAGKEAELAPGHLAAHRADFARVRAIWVTGPEKVVAGGAGELAGAAAAYEEAVVTVGTRREHELPEALRGAAPGDVVGPVPLGPPPASGFLTGAVLSRTAVEDDPETLAAAGRAAFGRWLAERRASASVEWHWA, from the coding sequence GTGACGGGAAGCGCGTTCGCGCAGGCCCTGGAGTCGGGCGTGGAGCTGCTGCGCTCGCTGCCGCGCCGCCGCTCCGCCGTACCCGCCGCGCGGGCCGCGGCCCGCGACTGGGCGGCGCGGCATCCGGCGGTCGCGGCGCAGCTCGTCGTGGACGAGCGGCCGGGGACGCCGGTGGTGGACTACGACCTGCTCCTCGACCACCCCGGCGGCGGGACCGTGGCCGTGACCGCGCCCGCCGAGGACGGGGTGCCGTGGCTGGTCGACCACTCGACGCACTGGGCGGCCGGGCAGCTCGTCAGCGTGGACGGGGTGCACGTGTCGGTGTCCCAGGCGCTGACCATGCTGCGGACGCTGTCGAGGGGTGATGTCTCGCCGTACCAGGAGATCGTGGACCAGTGCCTGCTGGCCGCGGCCCTTGAGGAGGCCGGCGACGACGGCGCGCCCGTGAGCGCGGCGGAGCTGCAGGCGACGGCGGACGCCTTCCGGCGGGGGCGCGGGCTGCACGACCGGGCGGCCACGCTGGCCTGGATGGCGGCGGCGGGCATGTCGGGCGAGCAGTTCGAGTCCTACCTCGGCGGGATCGCCCGGCGGCGGCGCTTCCGCGCCGGCAAGGAGGCCGAGCTGGCCCCCGGGCACCTGGCGGCGCACCGCGCGGACTTCGCGCGGGTCCGGGCGATCTGGGTGACCGGGCCGGAGAAGGTCGTCGCGGGAGGCGCCGGTGAGCTGGCGGGCGCGGCGGCGGCGTACGAGGAGGCGGTGGTGACGGTCGGCACCCGCCGGGAGCACGAGCTGCCCGAGGCGCTGCGCGGCGCTGCGCCGGGGGACGTCGTGGGACCGGTGCCCCTGGGGCCGCCGCCCGCCTCGGGGTTCCTGACCGGGGCCGTGCTGTCCAGGACCGCCGTGGAGGACGACCCTGAGACGCTGGCGGCGGCGGGGCGGGCGGCGTTCGGGCGATGGCTGGCGGAGCGGCGCGCGTCCGCCTCGGTCGAATGGCACTGGGCATGA
- a CDS encoding putative ATP-grasp target RiPP: MSKITIDDLPFEGAELSQAEMGEVGGGRRKEWVASAWTLDDVPYEWWLI, encoded by the coding sequence ATGTCGAAGATCACGATCGACGATCTGCCGTTCGAGGGGGCCGAGCTCTCGCAGGCCGAGATGGGCGAGGTCGGCGGCGGCCGGCGCAAGGAGTGGGTCGCCAGCGCCTGGACCCTCGACGACGTGCCCTACGAGTGGTGGCTGATCTGA
- a CDS encoding GlxA family transcriptional regulator produces the protein MDVRRVAVVGYDGAELIDIACVTTSLGMVSEYGRARVPYRTELLTPGGRPIRLPGGLSLEGGHPLERATGPFDTVLVSGGLGHEKAAANPLIVAHVRRLARESRRVASICTGSGILAAAGLLDGRRATTHWRYAADMAARHPEVTVDPDPIYIRDGNLITSAGVTSALDLSIALIEEDHGAEMARLIARHLVIYLQRPGNQAQMSIFTAAPPPGNDVVRGVVEHVLAGLDGDLSAAALAARAGISVRHLTRLFLTHLGRTPAQYVKHARLEAAAHLLAGTSLPMPAVAARCGFGSAETLRQAFTTRYGIAPSRYRQVHGGH, from the coding sequence ATGGATGTGCGCAGGGTCGCGGTCGTCGGCTACGACGGCGCCGAACTGATCGACATCGCCTGCGTCACCACCAGCCTCGGCATGGTCAGCGAGTACGGGCGCGCCCGCGTCCCGTACCGCACGGAGTTGCTGACCCCGGGCGGGCGCCCCATCCGCCTGCCCGGGGGGCTCAGCCTTGAGGGCGGTCACCCGCTGGAGCGGGCCACCGGCCCGTTCGACACCGTGCTCGTCTCCGGCGGGCTCGGGCACGAGAAGGCCGCCGCCAACCCGCTGATCGTCGCCCACGTACGCCGCCTGGCCCGCGAGAGCCGCCGCGTCGCCTCCATCTGCACCGGCTCGGGCATCCTGGCCGCCGCCGGCCTGCTCGACGGGCGGCGGGCCACCACCCACTGGCGCTACGCCGCCGACATGGCCGCCCGCCACCCGGAGGTGACCGTGGACCCCGACCCCATCTACATCAGGGACGGCAACCTCATCACCTCGGCCGGCGTCACCAGCGCGCTGGACCTGTCGATCGCGCTGATCGAGGAGGACCACGGCGCCGAGATGGCCCGGCTGATCGCCCGCCACCTGGTGATCTACCTGCAGCGGCCCGGCAACCAGGCGCAGATGAGCATCTTCACCGCCGCTCCCCCGCCCGGCAACGACGTGGTGCGCGGCGTGGTCGAGCACGTCCTCGCCGGCCTGGACGGCGACCTGTCCGCCGCCGCGCTCGCCGCCCGCGCGGGGATCAGCGTCCGGCACCTGACCCGGCTGTTCCTCACCCACCTCGGCCGCACGCCCGCCCAGTACGTCAAGCACGCCCGCCTGGAGGCCGCCGCCCACCTGCTGGCCGGCACCTCCCTGCCGATGCCGGCCGTCGCGGCCCGCTGCGGCTTCGGCTCGGCCGAAACCCTCCGCCAGGCGTTCACCACGAGGTACGGCATCGCGCCCTCCCGCTACCGCCAGGTCCACGGCGGCCACTGA